Genomic DNA from Planktothrix sp. FACHB-1365:
GACTGAAAAAGTCTGTTCTTCTGTGTGGGGGTCTAACAATTGACGGGCTAGTTCTAACCGTTGATTTTGATAGTTGAGAGCGTTGGTATAGTCTTTTAAATTATAATAAATATTAGTGAGATTAACTAAAGCATTCAGTTCGCCTTTGGGGTCATCAATTTCACGGGAGATAGCTAAATGTTGTTGATAGCAATTAATCGCAAGTTCGGGGCTTAATAAAGCTTCATGAACAACGCCTAAATTACCCCAGGCTGCCCCTTCCCGTTTACGCTCCTGTAGATTTCGATAAGATTGGAGTGCTTGTTGCCAACAGGACAAAGCCGCTTGATATTGACCTGTTTGATAGTAGGAAATTCCCTGTTTAAATAATTCGTTGGCTTGCTCTAACATTGGCATAGGGGACTGAATAGATTCTCTAATCCAGATTAAGCCAAATGTGCCCCCTTGAAACGATTTGTAGGGGCGAGGTTTTCTCGCCCCCTACTCCCAAAGGAGATCACGGTTAATTTAGGTTTCCGTCGCCCGTTGAGTTGGAGGTAAAATCACTTTTTGGGCTAAACCAACGGTTTTTAATACCCAAATTGACCACCAAGTCATATCAATTTCCCACCATTTCCAGCCCGCTTTCGCCACATTAGGATAGGCGTGATGGTTATTATGCCATCCTTCTCCATAGGTGAAAATTGCCGCCCACCAAAGATTCCGAGAATTATCCTCAGTGTCAAAGGTGCGGTATCCCCACATATGGGTCACGGAGTTAATAAACCAGGTACTATGCCATAACAACACAGCCCGTAAAAATACACCATACACCAACCATGACCAGCCACCAATGCTATACAGTAGCACAGCAATGGGAATTTGCAGTAACAGATGATAACGATCTAACCAACAATAAAACGGATCTCGTGTTAAATCAGGGGCAAATCGTTTGTAATGGTCAGCATCAAAAAAGGTTTGACGAGGGTAGAAAATCCATAACATATGACTCCACCAAAATCCTCGGCGGGCGGAGTAAGGATCTTTATCTTCATCTTCGGTATAAGCATGATGCAAACGGTGTCCGGCGACCCAAAAAATCGGGCCTCCTTGTAATGCACAAACCCCAATTAAAGTAATTACATATTCTAACCATTGGGGAACTTTAAAACTGCGATGGCTTAATAAACGATGGTAGCCTAAACAAATACCAATACTGCCAAAAAACCAGTGTAGAAATATTGTGATTCCTAAAGCTGACCAAGAAAAACACCAAGGCGCGAATAATGCTAAAGCATGGATAGCAGTGAAAAACGCAACTGTTAAACCGTTTAACTTCGGTTCATTTTCCGGTGAAGTTGCGACTTGAGATGTCATGAAAATTTCCTCAACCAAATAAATGTTTTATCAATCGATGGGGTTAATCTCGGTGGATTTTAAGATAACAGAAATTTCTGAAACTCTTTCCCTCCCTAACAAAATTTTTAGATTTAATATCCCCCTTTATGCTGTTCCTGAATGGCAGGATTTTGATCAGTAAGCTAGTTCCCTTTGTTTGAGTTTAATGCAAAATTTATCCTGGGGTTATGGGAGTTAACATCAAAGGGGTAATAGCTGGGTCTTGATAACTCCCTTGATGATAAAGTGTTTGCACCGCATTGGCGAGTTTTTGAATGGGTGCATCTTTCAAACAAAAGCCATTTGCCCCTGCTTCTAACGCCTCTGATAGAATTGATTCTTGGTCAGGCGTTACCAAAACTAAAATTTTGGAGGGAATTACATAGGAATTTCCTTGAACTTTTCGCGCCATGCGAATAAACTTGACCAAATTCATATCCGGTAGAGTGCTATCAACCACCGCAACATCAACATCAATCGATTCGAGTAAAACCAAGCCTGTTTCAGCATTTGTGGCTTCACTAGCGACTTCTATTCCGGGTTGCGATCGCAAATTTTTCCGTAGGTTCAGACGGGTTTCCTCTTCATCTTCAATCACAGCTACTTGAATTATATCATGTTTTTGTTGAATTTTCGTATAGCTGTCACATTCAGATAAATCATTGGGAGCACCACAGGCTGAAATTGTGCCGATAGAGTCTATATCTGCGGGAGTATGCTGTTTAAATTGTGCCATCTGTTCAGCACTTAAAATCTTAGATTCATCAAAGCCAAATTCAACCTCAGTATGCAATCCTTTTTGTTTAACTCGGCTTAAATTATAGAAGCGTTTATTAAACGTTGTTTTTACAAATGCCCAAAGACAACCGAGTAAATAACGGCGTTTAAACGGATCTTTTTCAAACCAATATTCCAGAAACTTCCAAGAGTAAAACCGGGCATAATTTTGCAGCACACCTTTGAGAACTTCTTCCCGCGTCATATTATCGGGTTTGATAATAGGAGTGACGAAATTATAATGAGAATAATCCCGAATTTCCACTTTATCTGCTAAATCTTGGAACAGTTCAGAAAACGGCCAAGGAGTATACATATTCCAATTGGTCATATCCGCTTTCCAATCTCGCGCCATGCGATAGGATTCTAAAATGGTTTCTGGGGTTTCATTGGGTAATCCCATAATAAACTGAACTTCCGCCAAAATCCCATTTTCTCGCAACAATTGAACGGCTCTTTTATTATCCGCAATTGTCGTTTCTTTACGGAACAAATTCAGGTTTAATTGAGCCGCAGCTTCCGTTCCTAATGACACATGAACTAATCCCGCTTTGCGATATAACGGGAGTTCTTGTTCATCTCTGAAAATATCCGTAACCCGCGTATTAATTCCCCAATGTACCCCTAAATTGCGATCAATTAATTCATTGCATAATGCCACAAATCGAGATTTATTAATTGTGGGTTCTTCATCGGCTAAAATGAAAAATCCAATCTTATGATCTTTGACTAAGGTTTCAATTTCATCCACAAAATGTTTCGGCGACCGAGAGCGATATTTGCGCCAGAATTTCCATTGACAACAAAACCGACACCGGAAGGGACAACCTCTGGAATAATTGGGAACCGCAACTCTCGTATTGAGAGGAGTATAAATATATTTATCCCAATCTAATAAACTCCAATCTGGGGTTAAAGTGTTTAAATCTTTAATTGGAGGATGGGCCGGAGTAGCGACTACTCTCCCTTCATCTAAAAAGGCAATTCCTAAGATAGTTTGACGGTCTATTTTATCAGTTCCGTTGGCGATCGCTCTTAATAAATTAACCGTTATTTCTTCCCCTTCTCCCCGAATAATATAATCCACCCAAGGCGCTTCACTCAACACTTCCCGATACATATAAGTGGGGTGAACACCGCCCATAATTGCCTTCGCATTCGGGCAAATTTGTTTAACTAATTTCAGGGTACTTTGAGACTTATAAATCATCGGAGTAATGGCCGTTGCTAAGACCACATCCGGTTGACGATCTTGCAAAATTTTCGCTAATTCGTCATCTTCAATAAAGTTACTCATCGCATCGACAAATTCGATGTCGGTAAACCCTGCGGTTTTCAACGCACCCCCCACATAAGGAGCCCAACTCGCAGGCCAATTTCCGGCAATTTCAGCCCCGCCAGAGTGATAATTCGGCTGAATCAACATGATCCGCATTTGCTTTCCTCCTGAAACCCTCAGTTTCTCTTCAGATTTGCGAACTCATGGAGATTATATAACCATATAGGAATCAAACGAGCAACGTTATCATAATTTAACACTTCGTAGTGAGTCCTTCAGGACTCAAAGCCCTGAAGGGCTTACTACTTTTGTAAGGTGTTCATGGCTTAAAGCCCTGAAGGGCTTACTACTTTTCAATTTCCGAAAAATCTACTTGTTCATAAAGTTCGCTTAAAGTAAATTGGAATTCAACACAACTCAGAGAGATCACATCCTGCTCTGAGTCATATTCGGTAAATCTCCATTGTTTTTCCCCGATTTTTGAATAGTGTTCCAAATAATAAGCATTTTGGTCAATTAAAATATATTCTTGAAATGTGGGAATAGAGCGATAAAAGCGAAATTTATCAGTTTTATCGTAACCTTCGGTTGATTTTGATAAAACCTCGACGATAATGGTGGGGTTAGTGACAGTGGTGGTATTTTTTCCTTGGTAAATAGGCTTTCCCTGGATTACCATCACATCAGGATAAACATAGCGTCGGGTGGCGGGTATCCAGAGGCGAACGTCCCCAATAAATAGCCGATATTTTTGTTCTTTGATAGTTAAAGGGAATTTTTTGTAAAAGTTTCCTGCAATTTGGTTGTGGTTAGTGGTGCCACTCGTCATCGGTATAATTTCTCCATCGTGATATTCGCTTTTATAGTCTGCGGTTTCCTCAAGGGTGAGGTATTCTTCCGGGGTATAAGTGCGTTTTTGGGTTGTGTTAGTTTCGAGTAGTTGCATAATATATTCCTCTATTTTGATAAGCCCCATATCGCTGCCAAGTTATCTACTGCAATTTGTTCAATCTCTTTTGATTCAAGCTTAACTTGCACATTGTCTTCATTATCAGAAAAAACTATTGTACTACCAAGGGCAGAACCTAGCATCCCTCCTATTTAAAAGAGAGTTTTGTGATTTCAACCCAATTTAACAAAAGCTTGATAGGGTTATCTGTATCTTATATAACAAAGAATTACTATAAGAGGGTTCTTCTACTGATCATTTTTAGGTCAATTCTTATCAGAGGGTAAAAAATCAGGGTTAAGAACTTCTTCTAAAGTAAAGGGAGACTCTGGGGGAAATTCATTAATTGATAAACCTGTTTCATCGGAGGCTAATTTTCGTGCATTTTGATAAGATTCATTAAAAATCTCTTCAAAAAAACGATATAAACTCGGACTGGTTTTGAAAGTATCTCCGAGGCGTATCCGATGTTCTGTAATGGTGTAACGCCAACTATTTGTTCGTTTCTCTGGCTGATATTTATACTTGAGTAAGTGCATGAGAAGTATTCTCAGATTACTTTTTAAAGCATTTTTTTCGCTTCTCCCCATACTTTCCAGTTCCTCTAGGATATTTTCTAAATCTATATCTGCAAAATTCCCCTCTTTTAATAAACTTATATTGGTTTGTAGCCACTCATAAAAATCCTGTTCATAAAGGGACTTTATTGTCATTAATTGAATCGTTGTCATTGAGTTTGACTCCCTTTCTATTCTGTACATCAGTCTAACAGATTCCACAATTTATCGCTATATCAGGTCAAGAAACCGGGTTTCTGTCCTGTATGAAAATGGCTATACTTAGAGTTGATTGAGAAACCCGGTTTCTAACTGACTCCATACTTGAAATGAATTTAATGTTATTGAACAGTATTATCTTCAAACATGACATCCTCATATAAAGTCTCAATAGGAGTACGGAAATCAATACTTGTTAGATGAATTTCACTCCCTGGATGGTAAAATTGCAAAACCCAAAAACCCTCACTATTTCGACGAAAACAGTCTACACGCTGACGTTTTTGGTTAATTAAAATATATTCTTGCAACGTTTCTAATTGTTGATAGTCAGCAAACTTGTCACCTCGATCAAAGGCTTCTGTTTTTGGGGATAAAACTTCAACAATTAAACAAGGATATTTTTTATAATTTGTTAATTCTCGATCTGTGATATCACAAGTCACTAAAATATCAGGATAATAATAAATATTAGCTGTATCGATTTGGGCTTTCATATCGGACATATAGACACGACAACCCCGCCCTCGAACATGATTTCTTAAGGCTGAAGCTAAGTTTAAGCAAATGGTAACATGGGCATCACTTGCTCCTGCCATTGCATAAACTTGTCCGTCAATATATTCGTGTTTGATAGGGCTGGTTTCTTCCCTTGCTAGATAATCTTCTGGAGAAATATAAGTTTCGTGTTGATTAGCAATCATCGTTTTGAAAATCAAGTTATTTTTAAATTAATTCTAACAGTTCGTAGTGAGTCCTAAAGGACTCAAAGCCCTGAAGGGCTTACTACTTTGTAGTGAGTCCTTCAGGACTCAAAGCCCTGAAGGGCTTACTACAAATAAGGTAAAATTTGGTAGTTTCTTGCAGAAGTGGCTCAGGGTGTTAAAAATGTCAAAAGGGTTTTATCAATGCTTTATTTATATTAGTTCATCCTTAATATTGTGGGGTTGCGGGAGTTCCGTTAATGTAGAAGTCTCCCCAACACCGAAACCACCCGAACTTATCCAAGAAAAACCCGTGAATGGTTTAGGAGGTTACTTTTATTCTAACGGTGAAAATGCTTTCGGCCCGTTTACCCAGCGCATGGTACAAAAATGTCAAGGCTTGAATGGGGGGAGTGTTTGTAATACCCAACAATGGCCAGAAGCCTTGTTCCTCAAAGCCTATGGACAAGAACGTTGTCCCGATGGGAGTCGCTTCAATCAAATTCTGGGCTACTGCGTTGAGGGAAATGAAGCGTTAGGGCCTTTTCCTAAAGAGCTTATCCCAACCTGTGACAACGCTAACGATAGCAGCACTTGTGTGTCAACTCGCCAGAATGCCCGGTTACTGTATAAAATGATGCAGGATAAAAAACTGATTACCCCGGTCGGTCGTCCGCCTCAGTTTGTTCTACTGGCTTTTGATGGTTCCCGTTCCCTGGATGCGTGGAAAAAATCTCGCAATTTCACTCAAAGTATGTCGAAAAAAAACATTAAGGCTCACTTTACCTATTTTATTAGCGGGGTTTACTTTGTCAATAATGAGAAACGCAATCTCTATACCCCTCCTGGGGGAAAAGGTCGGGGACGGTCTGCCATTGGTTGGGGTGGCACTCCCGCAGAGATTAATCTGCGCCTGGAACAGTTGAATAAAGCCTACCAAGAGGGTCATGAAATTGGCTCCCATGCGGTGGGTCATTTTGATGGGAGTCGCTGGAGTGAGGCGGACTGGACGCGAGAATTTGACTATTTTAATCAATTTATTTTTAATGCTTACAAAATCAATAATTTAAAAGGGTCTTTGGTATTTGATGTCAGTGAAATTCAAGGATTTCGTGCTCCTGAGTTGGGTCAAAGTCCGGGTTTATACAAAACCTTGAAAAAAAGAGGATTTCGTTATGATACCAGTCGAGTCGCCGCCGCGAATTATTGGCCGAAACTGGAAAATGGGGTTTGGAATTTCCCTCTGGCTTCTGTCACAACAGCGATGACTCGCAAAAATGTTTTATCGATGGATTATAACTTTTATTATCTCCATTCTAAGGCAAAACCAAATTCTAGTAATGCCAAACGTTATGAAGAGGATATGTTTCAAACCTATCTAAAATATTTCCAGAGTAACTATTTAGGAAATCGTGCGCCTGTACATATCGGTCATCATTTTTCCGATTGGAATCAGGGTGCTTACTGGAAAGCGCTA
This window encodes:
- the bchE gene encoding magnesium-protoporphyrin IX monomethyl ester anaerobic oxidative cyclase translates to MRIMLIQPNYHSGGAEIAGNWPASWAPYVGGALKTAGFTDIEFVDAMSNFIEDDELAKILQDRQPDVVLATAITPMIYKSQSTLKLVKQICPNAKAIMGGVHPTYMYREVLSEAPWVDYIIRGEGEEITVNLLRAIANGTDKIDRQTILGIAFLDEGRVVATPAHPPIKDLNTLTPDWSLLDWDKYIYTPLNTRVAVPNYSRGCPFRCRFCCQWKFWRKYRSRSPKHFVDEIETLVKDHKIGFFILADEEPTINKSRFVALCNELIDRNLGVHWGINTRVTDIFRDEQELPLYRKAGLVHVSLGTEAAAQLNLNLFRKETTIADNKRAVQLLRENGILAEVQFIMGLPNETPETILESYRMARDWKADMTNWNMYTPWPFSELFQDLADKVEIRDYSHYNFVTPIIKPDNMTREEVLKGVLQNYARFYSWKFLEYWFEKDPFKRRYLLGCLWAFVKTTFNKRFYNLSRVKQKGLHTEVEFGFDESKILSAEQMAQFKQHTPADIDSIGTISACGAPNDLSECDSYTKIQQKHDIIQVAVIEDEEETRLNLRKNLRSQPGIEVASEATNAETGLVLLESIDVDVAVVDSTLPDMNLVKFIRMARKVQGNSYVIPSKILVLVTPDQESILSEALEAGANGFCLKDAPIQKLANAVQTLYHQGSYQDPAITPLMLTPITPG
- a CDS encoding Uma2 family endonuclease, yielding MIANQHETYISPEDYLAREETSPIKHEYIDGQVYAMAGASDAHVTICLNLASALRNHVRGRGCRVYMSDMKAQIDTANIYYYPDILVTCDITDRELTNYKKYPCLIVEVLSPKTEAFDRGDKFADYQQLETLQEYILINQKRQRVDCFRRNSEGFWVLQFYHPGSEIHLTSIDFRTPIETLYEDVMFEDNTVQ
- a CDS encoding fatty acid desaturase, producing MTSQVATSPENEPKLNGLTVAFFTAIHALALFAPWCFSWSALGITIFLHWFFGSIGICLGYHRLLSHRSFKVPQWLEYVITLIGVCALQGGPIFWVAGHRLHHAYTEDEDKDPYSARRGFWWSHMLWIFYPRQTFFDADHYKRFAPDLTRDPFYCWLDRYHLLLQIPIAVLLYSIGGWSWLVYGVFLRAVLLWHSTWFINSVTHMWGYRTFDTEDNSRNLWWAAIFTYGEGWHNNHHAYPNVAKAGWKWWEIDMTWWSIWVLKTVGLAQKVILPPTQRATET
- a CDS encoding Uma2 family endonuclease, producing MQLLETNTTQKRTYTPEEYLTLEETADYKSEYHDGEIIPMTSGTTNHNQIAGNFYKKFPLTIKEQKYRLFIGDVRLWIPATRRYVYPDVMVIQGKPIYQGKNTTTVTNPTIIVEVLSKSTEGYDKTDKFRFYRSIPTFQEYILIDQNAYYLEHYSKIGEKQWRFTEYDSEQDVISLSCVEFQFTLSELYEQVDFSEIEK
- a CDS encoding polysaccharide deacetylase family protein; its protein translation is MSKGFYQCFIYISSSLILWGCGSSVNVEVSPTPKPPELIQEKPVNGLGGYFYSNGENAFGPFTQRMVQKCQGLNGGSVCNTQQWPEALFLKAYGQERCPDGSRFNQILGYCVEGNEALGPFPKELIPTCDNANDSSTCVSTRQNARLLYKMMQDKKLITPVGRPPQFVLLAFDGSRSLDAWKKSRNFTQSMSKKNIKAHFTYFISGVYFVNNEKRNLYTPPGGKGRGRSAIGWGGTPAEINLRLEQLNKAYQEGHEIGSHAVGHFDGSRWSEADWTREFDYFNQFIFNAYKINNLKGSLVFDVSEIQGFRAPELGQSPGLYKTLKKRGFRYDTSRVAAANYWPKLENGVWNFPLASVTTAMTRKNVLSMDYNFYYLHSKAKPNSSNAKRYEEDMFQTYLKYFQSNYLGNRAPVHIGHHFSDWNQGAYWKALFRFAEAVCGQPEVRCVTYSVLADFMDLQTPEQIAIYQKGGFPKPNQETMN
- a CDS encoding DUF29 domain-containing protein; translation: MTTIQLMTIKSLYEQDFYEWLQTNISLLKEGNFADIDLENILEELESMGRSEKNALKSNLRILLMHLLKYKYQPEKRTNSWRYTITEHRIRLGDTFKTSPSLYRFFEEIFNESYQNARKLASDETGLSINEFPPESPFTLEEVLNPDFLPSDKN